From the Archangium lipolyticum genome, the window CCGCGCTCCACGCGGACGACGTCGAGCTGATCAAGCTGTAGGAACCGCTCCTGCCGCCACAGAAGCCCAGGGTGGGATGGCCCGACAAGGACCACCATCCCATCCGCTGGCGGGCAGCGTTACCGTGGTCAGAACTCGCCGCGGAGCGCCGCGCCCGTCAGCGAGCTCTTCGCCTTCAAGAGCTCCGCTGGCGGGCCCTCGAACACGACCTCGCCGCCCTTGCTTCCGCCGTCGGGACCGAGATCGATCACCCAGTCCGCGCTCCGAATCACGTCCAGGTTGTGTTCGATCACGACCGCGGTGTTCCCCTCATCCACCAGCCGGTCGATGATCTTCATCAGCAGCGCGATGTCGGACATGTGCAGGCCCGTCGTCGGCTCGTCGAGGACGTAGACCGACCCCTTCTTGTGCAGCTCGGTCGCGAGCTTGATGCGCTGGCACTCGCCGCCCGAGAGCGTGTTCAGCGGCTGGCCCAGGGTCAGGTAGTCCAGGCCGACGTCGCGCATCGCCTCCAGCTTCCGCAAGAGCGGCACACGCTTCTTCGCGCCCTTGCCGGACCCGAGCGCCGCGAGCGCCTCGGCGACGCTCAGCGCGAGGTAGTCGCTGATGGAGCTCCCCTCGAGCTTGTACTCGAGCACCTCGTCCTTGAAGCGCTTACCGTGACACGTCTCGCAGGGGGTCTTCACGCCCTCCAGGAACGCGAGGTCGGTGTAGAGGACGCCCAGCCCGTTGCACGTCTCGCACGCGCCCTTCGAGTTGAAGCTGAACAGCGAAGCGTCCACGTCGTTCACGTCCGCCAGTTCCTTGCGCAGATCGTCCATCACGCCGGTGTAGGTGGCCGGCGTCGAACGGCTGGAGGTGCCGACGGCGGACTGATCGATGACCACCGCACCGGGCGTCGTCGGGACGAACACCTCGTGGATGAGCGAGCTCTTCCCCGAACCCGCGACTCCGGTGACGACGGTGAGCACGCCGGACGGGATGTCCACGCTCACGTCCTTGAGGTTGTTCACGCGCGCGTTCCGGATGGGCAGCCTTCCCTTCGGCCGGCGCGGGGTCTCCTTCAATGGCAGCTGGCGCTCGAGGTACTGACCGGTGAGCGTCTTCGACTTCAGGAGTTTTTCGTACGATCCTTCGAAGACGACAGTGCCGCCCTTCCGGCCAGCGTGAGGCCCGACGTCCACGACGTGATCGGCGATCTTGATGACGTCCGGGTCGTGCTCCACCACCAGCACCGTGTTGCCCTTGTCCCGTAGCGCCCGGAGC encodes:
- a CDS encoding excinuclease ABC subunit UvrA — protein: MSTDIEHIEIRGARENNLREVNLRIPKRKITLFTGVSGSGKSSIVFDTIAAEAQRQLFENFSLFVRNFLPKVPQPSADAIENLNMAVIVDQKRLGGGSHSTVGTATDINPLLRLLFSRVGQPHVGYSNQFSFNDPQGMCPECNGIGQKLGVRADGFLDMSKSLAEGAVQVPVFAKWENGMYAASGFFDVNKKLSTFTKEEMDLLLYASPRKFKAKFNGNDMNATYMGIIEKFTRAYIKRDIKTLSPRTQKTVAPYLTMGPCPLCKGARLSQAALGCRIQGKNIAELTAMEVDELLPWVKALEGAAAAPLAKALAERLGHVVDIGLGYLSLDRPTDTLSGGESQRIKMVKHLGSSLVEVLYIFDEPSVGLHPRDVYRLGALLRALRDKGNTVLVVEHDPDVIKIADHVVDVGPHAGRKGGTVVFEGSYEKLLKSKTLTGQYLERQLPLKETPRRPKGRLPIRNARVNNLKDVSVDIPSGVLTVVTGVAGSGKSSLIHEVFVPTTPGAVVIDQSAVGTSSRSTPATYTGVMDDLRKELADVNDVDASLFSFNSKGACETCNGLGVLYTDLAFLEGVKTPCETCHGKRFKDEVLEYKLEGSSISDYLALSVAEALAALGSGKGAKKRVPLLRKLEAMRDVGLDYLTLGQPLNTLSGGECQRIKLATELHKKGSVYVLDEPTTGLHMSDIALLMKIIDRLVDEGNTAVVIEHNLDVIRSADWVIDLGPDGGSKGGEVVFEGPPAELLKAKSSLTGAALRGEF